A genomic window from Streptomyces broussonetiae includes:
- a CDS encoding amino acid permease yields the protein MPDSSTTTQTPPQQRGASLSHGLKQRHLSMIALGGVIGAGLFVGSGAGIAAAGPSIVIAYTVSGLLVMLVMRMLGEMSAAHPSSGSFSAHAERAIGPWAGFAAGWSFWILLCTAVGLEGIGAAHIVSGWVPGTPEWAWVALFMLVFCGTNLAAVKNFGEFEFWFAALKVGAISLFLILGVLAIAGVLPGTDAPGTSNLSPFLPHGGNGLIIGLLASVFAYGGLETVTIAAAESQDPVRGVASAVRTAMWRIALFYIGSMAVVVTLVPWNSAEVVSKGPYVATLDHLGIPGAGQLMNVVVLVALLSAMNANIYGSSRIAFSLVERGQGPGFLARLSGGVPRVAVLTSCVLGFVCVLLSYWRPNDVFKWLLNMIGAVILVVWIFIAVSQLLLRRRVERETPEKLVVRMWAFPVLTWVALAGMVTIFVLMAREADTRVQLYSTGAMTLALAATGYARQRTRAKKA from the coding sequence ATGCCCGACAGCAGCACCACGACGCAGACGCCCCCGCAGCAACGGGGCGCCTCTCTCTCGCACGGCCTCAAACAGCGCCATCTGTCGATGATCGCGCTCGGCGGGGTGATCGGCGCGGGGCTGTTCGTCGGTTCGGGTGCGGGCATCGCCGCCGCCGGCCCGTCCATCGTGATCGCCTACACGGTCTCCGGCCTCCTGGTGATGCTGGTGATGCGGATGCTCGGCGAGATGTCGGCCGCCCACCCCTCCTCGGGTTCCTTCTCCGCGCACGCCGAGCGGGCGATCGGCCCCTGGGCGGGCTTCGCCGCCGGCTGGTCCTTCTGGATCCTGCTGTGCACGGCCGTCGGCCTGGAGGGCATCGGCGCCGCGCACATCGTCTCCGGCTGGGTGCCCGGCACGCCCGAGTGGGCCTGGGTGGCACTGTTCATGCTGGTCTTCTGCGGGACGAACCTGGCCGCCGTGAAGAACTTCGGCGAGTTCGAGTTCTGGTTCGCCGCACTGAAGGTCGGCGCGATCTCCCTCTTCCTGATCCTCGGCGTGCTGGCCATCGCGGGCGTGCTCCCCGGCACGGACGCCCCCGGCACCTCGAACCTCTCCCCCTTCCTCCCCCACGGCGGCAACGGCCTGATCATCGGCCTGCTCGCGTCCGTCTTCGCCTACGGCGGCCTGGAGACGGTCACCATCGCGGCGGCCGAGTCGCAGGACCCGGTCCGGGGCGTGGCGTCCGCCGTCCGTACGGCGATGTGGCGCATCGCGCTGTTCTACATCGGCTCGATGGCGGTCGTGGTCACCCTGGTCCCGTGGAACTCGGCGGAGGTCGTCTCCAAGGGCCCGTACGTCGCCACGCTCGACCACCTGGGCATCCCGGGTGCGGGCCAGCTGATGAACGTGGTCGTCCTGGTCGCCCTCCTCTCCGCGATGAACGCCAACATCTACGGCTCCTCGCGCATCGCGTTCTCGCTGGTCGAGCGGGGGCAGGGGCCGGGGTTCCTGGCCCGGCTCTCCGGCGGCGTCCCGCGCGTGGCGGTCCTGACCTCCTGTGTGCTGGGCTTCGTCTGCGTACTGCTCAGCTACTGGCGCCCGAACGACGTCTTCAAGTGGCTGCTGAACATGATCGGCGCGGTGATCCTGGTCGTCTGGATCTTCATCGCCGTCTCGCAGCTCCTGCTGCGCCGCCGCGTGGAACGCGAGACCCCCGAGAAGCTGGTCGTCCGCATGTGGGCGTTCCCGGTCCTCACCTGGGTCGCCCTGGCGGGCATGGTCACGATCTTCGTCCTGATGGCCCGCGAGGCGGACACCCGGGTACAGCTGTACTCGACCGGCGCGATGACGCTGGCACTGGCGGCGACGGGCTACGCCCGCCAACGGACGCGAGCCAAGAAGGCCTGA
- a CDS encoding superoxide dismutase, which translates to MPVYTLPDLPYDYSALAPVISPEIIELHHDKHHAAYVKGANDTLEQLAEARDKETWGTVNGLEKNLAFHLSGHILHSVYWQNMTGPKDGGGEPLAADGVGELAEAIKESFGSFAAFRTQLSKAAATTQGSGWGVLAYEPLSGRLIVEQVYDHQGNVGQGSTPVLVFDAWEHAFYLQYRNQKVDFVEAMWQVVNWQDVARRYEAARSRANTLLLAP; encoded by the coding sequence ATGCCCGTCTACACGCTGCCCGACCTGCCCTACGACTACTCCGCGCTCGCTCCCGTGATCAGCCCGGAGATCATCGAGCTGCACCACGACAAGCACCACGCGGCCTATGTGAAGGGCGCCAACGACACGCTGGAGCAGCTCGCCGAGGCGCGGGACAAGGAGACCTGGGGGACCGTCAACGGGCTCGAGAAGAACCTGGCCTTCCATCTGTCCGGGCACATCCTGCACAGCGTGTACTGGCAGAACATGACGGGCCCGAAGGACGGCGGCGGAGAGCCGCTCGCCGCCGACGGGGTCGGCGAGCTGGCCGAGGCGATCAAGGAGTCCTTCGGGTCCTTCGCCGCCTTCAGGACCCAGCTGTCCAAGGCCGCGGCCACCACCCAGGGTTCGGGCTGGGGCGTGCTCGCGTACGAGCCGCTGAGCGGGCGCCTGATCGTCGAGCAGGTCTACGACCACCAGGGCAACGTCGGCCAGGGCTCGACCCCGGTCCTGGTCTTCGACGCCTGGGAGCACGCCTTCTACCTGCAGTACCGCAACCAGAAGGTGGACTTCGTCGAGGCCATGTGGCAGGTCGTCAACTGGCAGGACGTCGCCCGCCGTTACGAGGCCGCCAGGTCCCGGGCGAACACGCTGCTGCTCGCCCCCTGA